The DNA sequence TGACCTTTCGAGCTTAAAGGTCTTGGGTACGGTAGGTGAGCCCATCAATGAAGAGGCATGGCACTGGTACAACGACCATGTCGGCGATAAGAAAAGTCCGATTGTAGATACTTGGTGGCAGACCGAGACAGGAGGAATCCTTATTTCGCCCATTCCATTTTCTACACCGACCAAACCGACCTATGCGACCTTGCCCATGCCAGGGGTACAACCCGCGTTGATGGATGATAATGGCGATGAGATTTCAGGAAACCCGGCTGAGGGGAGACTGTGCATCAAATTTCCATGGCCCTCGATTGCCCGTACCATTTGGGGTGACCACAAGCGGTATAAGGATACTTATTTCTCTGCGTTCGCAAATAATTATTTTACCGGTGATGGCGCCCTTCGAGATGAGGTGGGCTATTACAGAATTACCGGTAGGGTCGATGATGTCATTATCGTTTCGGGCCATAATTTGGGTACGGCACCAATCGAAGATGCCATTAACGAACATCCTGCCGTGGCAGAATCTGCCATTGTCGGTTTTCCCCACGATATTAAGGGTAATGCGCTCTATGGATATGTAATACTCAAAGAAACAGGAGAAACGCGTGACAGGGATAATTTGAGAAAAGAGATCAATCAACAGATTTCTGACAAAATAGGGCCCATTGCCAAGCTGAACAAAATTCAATTCGTACCCGGGCTTCCCAAAACACGTAGTGGAAAGATCATGCGAAGGATATTGAGAAAAATTGCTTCCAAAGATACCGGTAATCTAGGTGACACCTCGACTTTGTTAAACCCAGAAGTAGTAGATCAGATTATGGAAGAGGCGCTTTAGAAGCTGTTCCATAACCACCCAAACCTGTCTTTTTTCAGCAGTTGCTTTAGAGAGACAGGTTTTAATTTTTCCATGATATGAAGGAAGGCGATTGCAGTGATATAGGCATCTCCCAGAGCAGTGTGCCGATCTGTTTTGGGTATATTGAATGTATTGGCAAGTTCATCTAAACTGTAATGGCCTTCTTTTTTCCGTTTGCTTTTAGCAAGACTTTTGTTGTACAGTACCGAAGTATCCAATTCTGGATTCTTCAACCTTGGAAGACCGTTACGTTTTAATGCTTCGTTGAGCATTCTTACATCAAAAGCGACATGATGTGCCACCAAAACCGATCTTTCCAATAATTTTAATGTGGTTTTTAAGGCTTCCAGTTCACCTATCTGCTCGATTTTGGTCTTTTTTAGAATGCCATGTATTTGAACTGTTTTTGAATCGAAGGTTTCTTGTTGCAAAAACAGCTCGAAAGAAGTTTTTGGGCTGATCGTTCCATTGCTGATTTTCAGCGCGCCAATACTCAGAATCCTATCTTTTTTGAAGTCAAATCCGGTGGTTTCCGTATCCAAGACAACAAAATCAACTTCTTCTATCTCGTCTGGCAGTGCCCTTTCGAAGGTGTCGGCATAGGTCTTCCAAAACTTGGGATAGGTATTTTTCTGTTTGGCCATATATTAGAGGGTGTTCACATTAATCCAAAAACTACCTTTTTTGCCCTTCTTCCATTTTTCTTCATTGATTTTCTTAAGCGTGGCCGGGCTTTGTTTTGCTAAAACCGTTTCAAATGGCAAAAAAATAACTAAAAAATGCATGGTTCTCGTCTAATATTGACACTCCGTAGATCAACGAACCCTTGATACCATAAACCTGATGTTCAATAGCTCTTGAATTTCCTTTATGGTCTTGAAAGTCCGTTTAAGTTTCATTTTTTCTTCCTTGCTCAGTTTTTCCAATGAAATGTAGCGGCCAGAATCATTGTGCAGCAAACCTTGTTTCGTTCGAAATTTTAACAATGCCTTGCTGGCATAGCTGCAGGCCATATAAATGTCTTTGTTGCTTAGCTCTACCTCTGCGAGCTTCTCATAACGTTCCCAGGTATTACTGATATCAGGAATGTTGTGTGATAGAATCAAGACCCTGGCCGCATCGACCAAGGGCATCAGGGCTCTTTTTTTCAGATCAAAAAAATCTTTGTGTTCACCATCTTGCTCA is a window from the Muricauda sp. SCSIO 65647 genome containing:
- a CDS encoding PolC-type DNA polymerase III — its product is MAKQKNTYPKFWKTYADTFERALPDEIEEVDFVVLDTETTGFDFKKDRILSIGALKISNGTISPKTSFELFLQQETFDSKTVQIHGILKKTKIEQIGELEALKTTLKLLERSVLVAHHVAFDVRMLNEALKRNGLPRLKNPELDTSVLYNKSLAKSKRKKEGHYSLDELANTFNIPKTDRHTALGDAYITAIAFLHIMEKLKPVSLKQLLKKDRFGWLWNSF